One Elaeis guineensis isolate ETL-2024a chromosome 10, EG11, whole genome shotgun sequence genomic window carries:
- the LOC105053228 gene encoding cysteine-rich receptor-like protein kinase 43, with amino-acid sequence MTMRPRRFLESLVRPWLHREDRVGKEEENLEAIAAQEQKVFEYDTLVAATHNFHPKQKLGEGGFGPVFKGQLEDGREVAVKRLRRGSTQGGKEFTNEAMLLSWVHHKNVVNLYGYCAHADDKLLVYEYVPNESLDKLLFSPRGGDDPEVGRKGAELMDWKRRYEVMLGVARGLLYLHEGAHTPIIHRDIKASNILLDKRWAPKIADFGMTRLFPEDRTRVASTNGYMAPEYVMHGSLSTKADVFSFGVLVLEIISGQQNSSFTPNPEAESLLEWAWKLYKKGQSLEMMDPALRSTAVREQVAMCVHIGLLCTQSDPALRPDMKRVVVILSKMPSTLEEPIRPGIPGTRYRMRAYGPQGSNYAMCESSSSTIDASTSKANKEAVTSTTTTNASTQMPPLYQDQHSIQH; translated from the exons ATGACGATGAGACCTCGGAGATTTCTGGAGAGCCTCGTCAGGCCCTGGTTGCATCGTGAAGACAGAG TGGGGAAAGAGGAGGAGAACTTGGAGGCGATCGCCGCGCAGGAGCAGAAGGTGTTCGAGTACGACACGCTGGTGGCCGCCACCCATAATTTCCACCCCAAGCAGAAGCTCGGGGAGGGCGGATTCGGGCCGGTTTTCAAG GGACAATTGGAGGACGGGCGGGAGGTGGCGGTGAAGAGGCTGAGGAGGGGGTCGACTCAGGGGGGGAAGGAGTTCACGAACGAGGCGATGCTGCTCTCGTGGGTGCACCATAAGAACGTCGTCAACCTCTACGGCTACTGCGCCCACGCCGACGACAAGCTCCTGGTCTACGAGTACGTCCCCAACGAGAGCCTCGACAAGCTCCTCTTCTCTCCCC GAGGAGGAGATGATCCGGAGGTTGGCCGGAAAGGGGCAGAGCTTATGGACTGGAAGCGGCGGTACGAGGTGATGTTGGGGGTGGCGCGGGGGCTGCTGTACCTGCACGAGGGCGCGCACACTCCCATCATCCACCGGGACATCAAGGCCAGCAACATCCTTCTCGACAAGCGGTGGGCTCCCAAGATCGCCGACTTCGGCATGACCCGCCTCTTCCCGGAGGACCGCACCCGCGTTGCCAGCACCAACGGCTACATGGCCCCCGAGTACGTCATGCATGGCTCCCTCTCCACCAAGGCCGACGTCTTCAGCTTCGGTGTCCTCGTCCTCGAGATCATCTCCGGCCAGCAGAATTCCTCCTTCACCCCCAACCCCGAAGCTGAGAGCCTCCTCGAATGG GCTTGGAAGCTCTACAAGAAGGGGCAGAGTCTGGAGATGATGGATCCTGCCCTGAGATCCACGGCAGTTCGAGAGCAAGTTGCAATGTGTGTGCACATAGGACTCCTTTGCACTCAGTCTGACCCCGCGCTGAGGCCAGACATGAAGCGGGTGGTGGTGATTCTGTCCAAAATGCCAAGCACATTAGAGGAGCCCATCAGGCCTGGCATCCCTGGGACCAGATACCGGATGAGAGCTTATGGACCCCAAGGTTCCAACTACGCCATGTGTGAGTCCTCATCAAGCACGATCGATGCCTCCACTTCCAAAGCAAATAAGGAGGCGGTCACCTCGACTACCACCACCAATGCAAGCACCCAGATGCCACCTTTATATCAAGATCAACACTCTATCCAACACTAG